The following proteins are encoded in a genomic region of Myxococcota bacterium:
- a CDS encoding wax ester/triacylglycerol synthase family O-acyltransferase — protein MSDATIEFPRAMGEQDAMLWRMERDRRFRSTLLSVTVLDAPPDRARFTAKIARMAAEIPRLRQRIVPMPELVSTPIWAWAEDFDLAYHLRFLRLGGAGTMRELLDFTAAIGRQAFDPERPPWEFYAIDGLREGPGGENGAAILWKMHHAVTDGVAGVRIMRHSFDLAPDGDLRAAPPPRALEPGEDADVARLSSEAVRERLAQVPGRLWAGARKAVDVARDPVGAAQSAARDLASLRRLLADMPGPLSPVMTARSTNFHVDAFQVPIAALKAAAHAAGGTVSDAFLAGVTGGLHRYHARHGKPVAALNASIPISLRNAAADSDVAGTHIAVARLALRIDEPDPARRIRAHHAVVAEARDEPAQAYSDVVAGVLYRLPLPLALRTYAASATKNDLVASSVPGIPAPVFVAGARARAFLTFGPLSGAAVNATLFTIDDMANVSLNADAAAVPDLDALVACVREGFDEVLALA, from the coding sequence GTGTCCGACGCGACGATCGAGTTCCCGCGCGCGATGGGCGAGCAGGACGCCATGCTGTGGCGCATGGAGCGGGACCGGCGCTTCCGGTCGACGCTCCTCTCGGTGACGGTCCTCGACGCGCCGCCCGACCGCGCCCGCTTCACCGCGAAGATCGCGCGCATGGCGGCCGAGATCCCGCGGCTCCGTCAGCGCATCGTGCCGATGCCCGAGCTCGTCTCGACGCCCATCTGGGCGTGGGCCGAGGACTTCGACCTCGCCTATCACCTGCGCTTCCTGCGCCTCGGCGGCGCGGGCACGATGCGCGAGCTGCTCGACTTCACGGCCGCGATCGGACGCCAGGCCTTCGACCCCGAGCGCCCGCCGTGGGAGTTCTACGCGATCGACGGCCTGCGCGAGGGGCCGGGCGGCGAGAACGGCGCGGCCATCCTGTGGAAGATGCATCACGCCGTCACCGACGGCGTCGCGGGCGTGCGCATCATGCGGCACTCGTTCGACCTCGCGCCCGACGGCGACCTGCGCGCCGCCCCGCCGCCGCGCGCGCTCGAGCCCGGCGAGGACGCGGACGTGGCGCGGCTCTCGAGCGAGGCGGTGCGCGAGCGGCTCGCGCAGGTGCCGGGGCGCCTGTGGGCGGGCGCGCGCAAGGCCGTCGACGTCGCGCGCGACCCGGTCGGTGCGGCGCAGTCCGCGGCGCGCGACCTCGCCTCGCTGCGCCGCCTGCTCGCCGACATGCCCGGGCCGCTCAGCCCCGTCATGACGGCGCGCTCGACGAACTTCCACGTCGACGCGTTCCAGGTGCCGATCGCCGCGCTCAAGGCCGCCGCGCACGCCGCCGGCGGCACCGTGAGCGACGCATTCCTCGCGGGCGTGACGGGCGGGCTCCACCGCTACCACGCGCGGCACGGCAAGCCCGTCGCCGCGCTCAACGCGTCGATCCCGATCAGCCTGCGCAACGCCGCGGCCGACTCGGACGTCGCGGGCACGCACATCGCCGTCGCCCGCCTCGCCCTGCGCATCGACGAACCCGACCCGGCGCGCCGCATCCGCGCGCACCACGCCGTCGTCGCCGAGGCGCGCGACGAGCCCGCGCAGGCCTACTCCGACGTCGTCGCCGGCGTGCTCTACCGGCTCCCGCTCCCGCTCGCGCTCCGCACCTATGCGGCCTCGGCGACGAAGAACGACCTCGTCGCGAGCTCGGTGCCCGGCATTCCCGCCCCGGTCTTCGTCGCGGGCGCGCGCGCCCGCGCCTTCCTGACCTTCGGCCCGCTCTCGGGAGCCGCGGTCAACGCCACGCTCTTCACGATCGACGACATGGCGAACGTCTCGCTCAACGCCGACGCGGCCGCCGTGCCGGACCTCGACGCGCTCGTCGCGTGCGTGCGGGAGGGCTTCGACGAGGTGCTCGCGCTCGCGTGA
- a CDS encoding glutathione S-transferase has translation MARIELLQFPYSTFNEKARWALDWKRIPHARTNLLPGPHRARVARIAPASTTPVLLVDGAVVQGSAAIVAELERRYPEPPLYPADPAQRERALAIERRFDDEVGPAARQVVFRVLLDEGAYMCALFSEGHARAKRALYRGMFPVARRLIARAYRTRDDADVARGLATVERALDELATQPGPSGHLVGDAFSVADLAAASLLAPLAGPAHPDMAFPAPVPAALRAFTRRFEDHPGAKWIRETYARHRGPAREALR, from the coding sequence ATGGCGCGGATCGAGCTGCTCCAGTTCCCGTACTCGACCTTCAACGAGAAGGCGCGCTGGGCGCTCGACTGGAAGCGCATCCCGCACGCGCGCACGAACCTGCTGCCCGGCCCGCACCGCGCGCGCGTCGCGCGCATCGCGCCGGCCTCGACGACCCCCGTGCTCCTCGTCGACGGCGCGGTCGTGCAGGGCTCGGCCGCGATCGTCGCCGAGCTCGAGCGCCGCTACCCGGAGCCGCCGCTGTACCCCGCCGACCCGGCGCAGCGCGAGCGCGCGCTCGCCATCGAGCGGCGCTTCGACGACGAGGTCGGGCCCGCCGCGCGCCAGGTCGTCTTCCGCGTGCTGCTCGACGAGGGCGCCTACATGTGCGCGCTCTTCAGCGAGGGGCACGCGCGCGCGAAGCGCGCGCTCTACCGCGGCATGTTCCCCGTCGCGCGGCGCCTGATCGCGCGCGCCTACCGCACGCGGGACGACGCGGACGTCGCGCGCGGGCTCGCCACGGTCGAGCGCGCGCTCGACGAGCTCGCGACGCAGCCCGGCCCGAGCGGCCACCTGGTCGGCGATGCGTTCAGCGTCGCCGACCTCGCGGCGGCCTCGCTGCTCGCGCCGCTCGCCGGCCCCGCGCACCCCGACATGGCGTTCCCCGCGCCCGTCCCCGCCGCGCTGCGCGCGTTCACCCGCCGCTTCGAGGACCACCCCGGCGCGAAGTGGATCCGCGAGACCTATGCGCGCCACCGCGGGCCGGCGCGGGAAGCGCTTCGTTAG